A genomic region of Polyangiaceae bacterium contains the following coding sequences:
- a CDS encoding NAD(P)-binding domain-containing protein: MTDSDRDKSPDDNPAAQKTLYAAPLGDARDRAAVPREMPRGRAARRAETTSDVTRFRGLFPATIVAAATTAISAFAMPPPGGHSSPGPLAKPHVNASVTCAKCHGTDDAPKRPDEACVGCHGPHPSTRKGHARLQQKGALRCSNCHTIHRGDQGVVFVPGNDAVRFAPGGEESVDLPVTRESLGPATVPIVAVSSCERCHDVTSAKDPIARCLVPGQDKLGGDRPSVCFDEHQTALPDDVAPRADAFGKRRVCAEQHGEDRAIMWDAAREVAISNPVVARPVVGNLAWVWLGTGMLAFGLTFGFVRGGGGILARIRRGKTTAPPEALVKPQTRIRLPQINTQTCIGCYACVDACPYDVIEVQKYVAVVVRPEACCGLTLCEQRCPNGSLRVTDGETIGDRPRIGENLESVDTPGLFLAGDITGLPLIKNAILQGSHAVDKIVASLEAEGRWAGSGDKPLDLVIIGAGPAGISAALRAKELGLSFQVIEQGNVAQSIRSFPRGKLVFDQPLDLPLSGKLWLEESTKEELLSHWMRIIRKADLPIFQDTRMTGIERDAKARVFRVVTEPREGGSSQTRMARRVLVAIGQRGSPRQLPIEIDPEYESRVHYHLADARSFEGKRVVVVGLGDVAMETALALARQPGTTVTVVHRGKSFTRGKARNIEELGRMRDSGRVTIRFEAEVTAIGQEKLTLHMPQGTERVPYDAVFVMIGSIPPWNTLRAMGVKAVSDEQI; encoded by the coding sequence ATGACCGATTCCGATCGCGACAAATCACCCGACGACAACCCCGCCGCGCAGAAGACGCTCTACGCGGCACCGCTCGGTGATGCGCGCGATCGCGCCGCGGTCCCTCGAGAAATGCCGCGCGGGCGTGCTGCTCGGCGTGCCGAAACGACATCGGATGTGACTCGTTTTCGAGGGCTTTTTCCCGCGACCATCGTGGCAGCCGCGACGACTGCCATTTCGGCGTTTGCAATGCCGCCTCCGGGGGGACATTCATCGCCGGGACCATTGGCAAAGCCGCATGTCAATGCATCCGTCACTTGTGCAAAATGTCACGGCACCGATGATGCTCCAAAGCGCCCGGATGAAGCTTGCGTCGGATGCCACGGCCCGCATCCCTCAACGCGCAAGGGGCATGCGCGATTGCAGCAAAAGGGCGCGCTGCGCTGTTCGAATTGCCACACGATTCATCGAGGCGATCAAGGCGTCGTATTCGTACCTGGAAACGACGCCGTTCGTTTTGCTCCAGGCGGCGAAGAATCCGTCGATTTGCCGGTAACGCGGGAGTCCTTGGGACCAGCGACGGTGCCCATCGTGGCCGTTTCGAGCTGCGAGCGGTGTCACGATGTCACGTCCGCGAAGGATCCCATTGCACGGTGTTTGGTTCCCGGCCAAGACAAACTTGGCGGGGACAGACCTTCCGTTTGTTTCGACGAACATCAAACGGCGCTTCCCGACGATGTTGCACCACGCGCGGACGCATTTGGCAAAAGGCGGGTTTGTGCAGAGCAACATGGGGAAGATCGCGCGATCATGTGGGATGCGGCGCGTGAAGTGGCGATCAGCAATCCGGTCGTGGCACGGCCAGTCGTGGGCAATCTCGCATGGGTTTGGCTCGGTACAGGAATGCTCGCTTTTGGCTTGACGTTTGGTTTCGTGCGAGGTGGGGGAGGCATTCTTGCGCGAATTCGTCGAGGGAAAACGACGGCGCCGCCCGAGGCGCTCGTCAAGCCGCAAACGCGCATTCGGCTTCCTCAAATCAATACGCAAACATGCATTGGATGTTACGCGTGCGTGGATGCGTGCCCGTACGACGTGATCGAAGTGCAGAAATACGTTGCGGTGGTCGTTCGCCCGGAAGCATGCTGCGGTTTGACCTTGTGCGAGCAGCGCTGTCCGAATGGATCGCTTCGCGTCACGGATGGGGAAACGATAGGCGATAGGCCTCGTATAGGGGAAAACCTCGAAAGCGTCGATACGCCGGGTCTATTTCTCGCGGGGGACATCACGGGTTTGCCCCTCATCAAAAATGCCATCCTCCAAGGCAGTCATGCCGTCGACAAGATTGTCGCGAGCTTGGAGGCGGAGGGACGATGGGCAGGTAGCGGCGACAAACCACTCGACCTGGTCATCATTGGAGCAGGCCCGGCAGGAATCAGCGCGGCGCTACGCGCCAAGGAGCTTGGTTTGTCCTTCCAAGTCATCGAGCAAGGAAACGTGGCGCAAAGCATTCGCAGTTTTCCTCGGGGCAAGCTGGTTTTCGATCAACCGCTCGATTTGCCGCTGTCGGGAAAGTTGTGGCTCGAAGAATCGACGAAAGAAGAATTGCTTTCGCATTGGATGCGTATCATACGCAAAGCCGACTTGCCTATTTTTCAAGACACGCGCATGACTGGAATCGAACGTGATGCAAAGGCCAGGGTATTTCGTGTCGTCACGGAGCCGCGGGAAGGCGGTTCGTCGCAAACGCGTATGGCGCGCCGGGTGCTCGTGGCGATTGGGCAGCGAGGGTCGCCGCGCCAATTACCCATTGAAATCGATCCGGAGTACGAAAGCCGAGTGCATTATCATCTGGCCGACGCGAGAAGCTTCGAGGGCAAACGCGTGGTCGTCGTGGGGTTGGGCGATGTCGCGATGGAGACGGCGCTCGCGCTTGCGCGGCAGCCTGGAACGACGGTGACGGTCGTTCATCGCGGAAAGAGTTTTACGCGGGGGAAGGCACGAAACATCGAGGAGCTCGGGCGCATGCGTGACTCGGGTCGAGTGACGATTCGTTTCGAGGCCGAAGTGACTGCGATTGGTCAGGAAAAACTTACCCTGCATATGCCGCAAGGAACCGAACGGGTGCCGTATGATGCGGTATTCGTGATGATCGGATCGATTCCGCCGTGGAATACGCTGCGAGCCATGGGCGTGAAGGCGGTGAGCGACGAGCAGATTTAG
- a CDS encoding cytochrome P450 produces MTTCRHADNSRHECSTNATPLREDHPVTEPLTLHPLLTPEGRSNPLPIYKRLRAEDPLTQVETGRFSCPMWLFTRYDDCVEMLKNPRFCKDASKFTEEERARIGYRDDLAMLGQHLLGTDPPDHTRLRSLVAAAFTPQRIENLKPRIRTIAEELIDNVADRGSMDVVADFSVLLPITVIAELLGVPVEDRMRFRTWTSTMMMPPSEANMPQIRAAGFEFFQFLVALVEKRRATPQDDLISALIAAEEGGAKLNSQELIGMLFLLLIAGHETTVNLIANGTLALLDFPEERKRLENDPSLLESAIEEMLRYCGPVETTTQRFALEDVTIHGKHIKRGDPVFASLLSASHDETRFPDPDRFDIGRKSNKHLAFGYGIHFCLGASLARLEAAIAFEVMLRRLPRLRLAVAREALEFHPSILLHAVRSLPVTF; encoded by the coding sequence ATGACAACCTGCCGACATGCTGATAATAGTCGGCACGAGTGCTCCACCAACGCAACTCCATTGCGAGAGGACCATCCTGTGACCGAACCGCTAACGTTACATCCCTTGCTCACACCGGAAGGCCGCAGCAATCCCCTGCCCATTTACAAGCGGCTCCGTGCAGAAGATCCTCTTACGCAAGTCGAGACGGGACGTTTTAGTTGTCCGATGTGGCTTTTTACGCGGTACGACGATTGCGTCGAAATGCTCAAGAATCCCCGATTCTGCAAAGACGCAAGCAAATTTACCGAAGAAGAGCGCGCGCGAATTGGTTATCGCGATGACCTCGCAATGCTTGGCCAACATCTTCTCGGCACCGATCCGCCCGATCACACGCGCCTGCGTTCGCTAGTGGCTGCCGCGTTCACACCGCAACGTATCGAAAACCTGAAACCGCGCATTCGGACCATTGCCGAGGAGCTCATCGACAACGTCGCCGATCGTGGATCGATGGACGTCGTGGCTGATTTTTCAGTGCTCTTGCCCATTACGGTCATCGCCGAGCTTCTCGGGGTGCCCGTCGAGGACCGCATGCGCTTTCGTACCTGGACGAGCACCATGATGATGCCTCCGAGCGAGGCCAACATGCCCCAAATTCGAGCGGCAGGATTCGAGTTCTTTCAATTCCTCGTCGCGCTCGTGGAAAAGCGCCGAGCAACTCCGCAAGACGACCTCATCAGCGCCCTCATTGCAGCGGAAGAGGGCGGGGCCAAGTTGAATTCGCAAGAGCTCATCGGCATGCTCTTCTTGTTGCTCATCGCAGGGCATGAAACCACGGTCAACCTCATTGCCAATGGTACACTTGCATTGCTCGATTTCCCCGAAGAGCGCAAGCGGCTCGAAAACGATCCGTCGTTGCTCGAATCGGCCATCGAGGAAATGCTGCGTTATTGCGGTCCTGTCGAAACGACCACCCAGAGGTTTGCGCTCGAGGACGTGACGATTCACGGCAAGCATATCAAGCGCGGGGATCCCGTCTTTGCCAGCTTGCTTTCGGCTAGCCACGACGAAACGCGTTTTCCCGATCCAGATCGATTCGATATCGGTCGCAAGTCGAACAAGCACCTCGCCTTTGGATATGGAATCCACTTTTGTCTCGGCGCGTCGCTAGCCAGGCTCGAAGCGGCCATTGCATTCGAAGTGATGCTACGTCGACTGCCGCGATTGCGCCTTGCAGTAGCGCGCGAAGCGCTCGAGTTTCACCCGTCGATCCTTTTGCACGCGGTTCGCAGCTTGCCCGTGACGTTCTAA
- a CDS encoding LamG domain-containing protein has translation MSLNYVLRQFDAIGPMGPRASLTIDQNFIGSADIIALLRSIFSVYAITIDLVTSQTLRADDQLRLVGTTALFDAPDVNVTFIARELDGRLVVTFDMNAPPGWSLAKTCPYLPTHALRHTDGPDGDWLQDANVLTRLSFGAVRLICSNAAYFDDTLGRNIVPGLNLVGELHLQGPLYTLGFLLQEDKPLHVYGPIKEFSRAYDPLKFLGIRLHAPLMTDVANIGPLVIQSAELFMKSALSDYDRDPNISATQGDGLYLLAQSTLAGRPLELIGKLDIAGTSTELSLRGTFADFNVAGFSNLSQTVGVDGFDCMPEDMPKPNGLALTDFGVTFDCIDYSVSRLLVGVGLPMHWEIVPDTMSLTEIAVVFSVSRPFSSGRYISTTLTGLLAFKKFSLAAHMEFPSYRIGAGLPAGQTLPFGDVIESFLPNETDLPALTITQLLLQAAPKEQSFSIAATIKDLLSIPVGGTSFDVAGLVFLIDYVKVRGVRAIVSAQMRMADASAVLSGEVNNGTTLSGSLSNFELKKFWSLVTNGDSLPDEVPDIVFQTLSIRVNLETGAFSATGNATVAWDHLTSEGSLSTNVQFTFTHDKVGDKHAIAASISLQGTGPVHVVDGFSLQAFNFLFNYNSTSGWALSGSLGVDIFDTRMDLQAGYEDVAGIKKFKFRTTATPAKQLIGIDGIGSYSFQQFDLLIDRRLVGDKRQTFFDLRIASRLAIENAFAVDGYLSLMNTAEGKKALLFKPNAGTAGFKLDFPTGEGMAVKGDVFEIGFVKETETTAWTFTGTLNIGFMGFPGFLGDALPAKVTAKLVAGTKDVRISALNVTDPVGVAFPTIDGKSLGKAFVQLTEVGIAFKPSLGLVIEAGLGLPAELNTFLGAQIFRVYQPGNVATMARTRLTISGTGVAVQFLGSPFAAANTVVVGGDTWFDVDFGEYGAIRLKMPTFIYDGVSQYFEAGGGIQITRTLALPLAPLKMFLEACGGKTMADVFPDKIPLDGLVLVDQNDDLEIDKFVDFLEQAGDVPNDVVTILKTTGKVLNRFPDGFKHYFNLKVPESLEFKFGFSPTGRITIGLVAPKTPVRVLFPTVVQSYVPMPGLCGIEVRKFTVGTLMAGALMYGEVDAVIDQFDLPSLVVSLALPTDPSFPLPTSDQLQRRIILDDVFCVIPISAGLPIPIPLFYDEIGFEYMGVEGLGLQAHVGFPKPALDGARAAAIFQAFSDFMKKPKALLNPQTPPGGFELAFTFHDEYLQAPEYLGGKFLGTKGKTIKVGTWKNVASMMNFCKTFSINDCIAAIPLEQRVGSAEYKFAFMKFDADWMLTTPAEFKAGAFKQMKLTASDVDDFVAVLPAVATAAGGQVKRNEEGLVAFVRGQADIGFMRLEAALGLAASSSMGFNTGFKFEGAIGKVVLGLEGAVMVNSPIVTTAAPVVTTTETPALFTQTAPALKMGVVTVFKKAAVSAAQKIVSAAKRDDGKALSLNGKNAWIEIPASDSLMLPEYTIEMWIRPGKEQGDEWIELFGIDTLQNGCQRNYYLEINTKGAFYVHRFKDAKNGNSGAPHTPNGSVKWEEWQHVAITNDGVTAKTYINGNEVASGPVQGGLVLLKDTVYIGKLPGSGMDKLFKGEIAEVRIWKAARDADDIEENMREVLDGDEKNLVSLYRFDSNTGDRAVDICGRNHGTIKNGAFVNSDLLMLDGLEFDGQSSYIEIPDSKSLRIGPYTVEVWLKPYTPEESLEAVLAKRMKRAKPGALFKGQSKEQKASTRTPWAGVFGKTGRNYSVILHRKGFIHHRFHTSKGPNDGAPNTADGAIDWSNWNHIAITNDGKVARTYLNGAKVAEGPVAGNNLIVDDGTIVIGRTADAPAETFVGQIAEIRLWSGARSPEELATNAGKRLDGKTANLVSLWRLTDVDGDTLNDVCGRNPGRLHVKPKRASTATRALAHDGLVFNGTNDYALIERSDKFKTEKYTIETWIQPDKEPKASWQCILGAGGAGPKLYLSKDGLVSHRYTANVTEVVMPKIKSVIPTTMVPKSTTSVKAQVLNTDNGQVRFGEWNHIAVTSDGSAITIVVNGVARKKAQLTGPLVVDAAAMSIGRSEDGTDKAFFRGSIDDIRYWSVARSPEQIAANMAVPLSGKETDLVAYYDMDHTSGIELTDVGPNKIHGKVFGADWALAAPPAARATQTAAIQIQGHAHLDVLGHRAMSADLRLVDSTIWFNGELDLFPKNWPIRVYGNVEGMVSKKRFYLSGETKNELFGLTLSQSRLFLSNEEMRLEGRWLGQFLLLNISWDKDNPIFSGTVGFRVSPKIDFGTIRIGGVKVADNVRLSFDIGADVSVTISKSGFAAKVRATFTINGKGFDLSFGISIAPQSFEDLVNWIKQKIIDDAVKYLAHLFTDAATWLANIGNNTIEFAKHVGQAVGGTLKSVFKVSKEQAASLMKSAGYGAHQVGAALEGSYKLAAGEAAGLLKGTGYAAEEVGHALQSAFSQGAEDTAKVMKSIGYGVEDVGKALGSAFGKGVDECGDLLKRAGFNSKDVNSALKTVANFGKSVGSGIDKGLKSLKCW, from the coding sequence ATGTCATTGAATTACGTTCTTCGGCAGTTCGACGCCATCGGACCCATGGGCCCTCGTGCGTCATTGACCATCGATCAAAACTTCATCGGATCGGCCGATATCATCGCGCTGCTGCGCTCCATCTTCAGCGTCTATGCCATTACGATCGACCTCGTCACGAGTCAAACGCTACGTGCCGATGACCAATTGAGGCTCGTTGGTACGACGGCGCTATTCGATGCGCCGGACGTGAACGTGACGTTCATCGCGCGCGAGCTGGATGGGCGACTCGTGGTGACGTTCGATATGAACGCTCCTCCGGGCTGGTCGCTCGCGAAAACGTGCCCGTATTTGCCTACGCACGCCTTGCGTCATACCGATGGCCCCGACGGCGATTGGCTTCAAGATGCCAACGTCCTGACGCGGCTGAGTTTCGGTGCCGTGCGGCTCATATGTTCGAATGCTGCTTATTTCGACGATACGCTCGGGCGAAACATCGTGCCCGGCCTCAATCTCGTCGGCGAGCTCCATCTCCAGGGACCTCTGTATACGCTCGGGTTTCTCTTGCAGGAAGACAAGCCTCTGCATGTGTATGGCCCCATCAAGGAGTTTTCTCGGGCGTACGATCCATTGAAGTTCCTTGGTATTCGTCTCCATGCGCCCCTCATGACGGACGTGGCGAACATCGGGCCGCTCGTCATTCAAAGCGCCGAGCTTTTCATGAAATCGGCACTCTCGGATTACGACCGCGATCCCAACATCAGCGCGACGCAAGGCGATGGCCTCTATCTTCTCGCCCAATCTACGCTCGCAGGTCGACCGCTCGAACTGATCGGTAAGCTCGACATTGCGGGAACCTCGACTGAGCTCAGTTTACGAGGCACTTTTGCCGACTTCAATGTCGCAGGCTTTTCCAATCTCTCGCAGACGGTCGGTGTTGACGGTTTTGATTGCATGCCGGAAGATATGCCAAAGCCCAACGGGCTCGCGTTGACCGACTTCGGCGTCACCTTCGATTGTATCGACTATAGCGTGAGCCGCTTGCTCGTCGGTGTCGGATTGCCCATGCATTGGGAAATCGTTCCCGATACCATGTCACTCACCGAAATCGCCGTCGTCTTCAGCGTATCCCGTCCATTCAGCTCGGGTCGATACATTTCGACGACACTCACGGGGCTTCTGGCATTCAAGAAGTTCAGCCTTGCGGCCCACATGGAGTTTCCCTCGTATCGCATAGGTGCGGGGCTACCGGCAGGACAAACCCTTCCGTTCGGTGACGTCATTGAATCGTTTCTGCCCAACGAAACCGACCTACCGGCGCTCACCATTACGCAATTGCTCCTTCAGGCAGCACCCAAAGAACAATCGTTCTCCATTGCCGCTACCATCAAGGACCTCTTGTCCATTCCCGTGGGCGGAACATCCTTCGATGTCGCAGGGCTTGTTTTCTTGATCGATTACGTCAAAGTACGAGGCGTCAGGGCCATCGTATCGGCGCAAATGCGCATGGCAGACGCTTCGGCGGTGCTCTCGGGTGAGGTCAACAATGGCACTACCCTATCGGGCAGCCTATCGAACTTCGAACTGAAGAAGTTCTGGTCTCTCGTGACGAATGGTGATTCATTGCCGGACGAAGTTCCCGATATCGTCTTTCAGACACTCAGCATTCGAGTCAACCTCGAGACGGGAGCATTTTCGGCAACTGGCAATGCGACCGTCGCGTGGGACCATTTGACCAGCGAAGGTTCGCTTTCGACCAACGTGCAATTTACGTTCACGCACGACAAGGTTGGGGACAAACACGCCATTGCCGCGAGCATCAGCCTGCAGGGCACGGGACCCGTCCATGTCGTCGACGGGTTTTCCCTCCAGGCGTTCAACTTCCTCTTCAATTACAACTCCACCTCGGGCTGGGCTCTGTCGGGCAGCTTGGGGGTCGATATCTTCGACACGAGGATGGATTTGCAGGCCGGTTATGAAGATGTGGCCGGAATCAAAAAGTTCAAATTCCGCACCACGGCCACCCCGGCCAAGCAGCTCATCGGCATCGACGGAATTGGTTCGTATTCGTTCCAGCAATTCGATTTGCTGATCGACCGCCGACTCGTAGGCGACAAGCGCCAGACGTTCTTCGACTTGCGAATCGCATCGAGACTCGCCATCGAAAACGCATTTGCCGTCGATGGATACCTGAGTCTGATGAATACTGCAGAAGGCAAGAAGGCGCTGCTCTTCAAGCCGAATGCGGGCACGGCAGGGTTCAAGCTCGACTTTCCCACCGGCGAAGGAATGGCCGTCAAGGGGGACGTTTTCGAGATTGGGTTTGTCAAAGAAACAGAAACGACCGCGTGGACGTTCACCGGCACGCTCAACATTGGTTTCATGGGTTTCCCCGGGTTCCTGGGCGATGCACTACCCGCCAAGGTTACTGCAAAGCTCGTTGCCGGCACCAAGGATGTGCGCATTTCGGCGCTCAACGTGACGGATCCGGTGGGCGTTGCATTCCCGACTATTGACGGCAAGAGCCTCGGCAAAGCTTTCGTTCAATTGACCGAGGTGGGGATTGCCTTCAAACCGTCGCTCGGATTGGTCATCGAAGCGGGTCTGGGTTTGCCTGCGGAGCTGAATACATTCCTCGGCGCGCAGATTTTCCGTGTCTATCAGCCGGGCAACGTCGCAACGATGGCGCGCACGCGGCTGACCATTTCCGGCACGGGCGTCGCCGTGCAATTCTTGGGTTCGCCTTTTGCTGCGGCAAACACCGTCGTCGTGGGCGGCGATACGTGGTTCGACGTCGACTTTGGCGAGTACGGTGCAATTCGTCTCAAAATGCCGACGTTCATTTACGATGGCGTATCGCAATACTTCGAAGCCGGAGGCGGCATCCAAATCACCCGCACGCTTGCTTTGCCCCTCGCGCCGCTCAAAATGTTCCTCGAAGCGTGCGGCGGGAAAACCATGGCCGACGTCTTCCCGGACAAGATTCCGCTCGATGGCCTCGTCCTGGTCGACCAAAACGACGATCTCGAGATTGACAAATTCGTCGACTTCCTCGAGCAAGCAGGGGACGTGCCGAACGACGTCGTTACCATTTTGAAGACGACAGGCAAGGTGCTCAATCGATTCCCCGACGGGTTCAAGCATTACTTCAACTTGAAGGTGCCGGAGAGCCTCGAATTCAAGTTTGGTTTTTCGCCGACGGGTCGAATCACCATTGGCCTCGTTGCGCCGAAAACGCCGGTACGCGTACTTTTCCCGACGGTCGTTCAAAGCTATGTCCCGATGCCTGGGCTTTGCGGTATCGAAGTTCGCAAATTCACCGTGGGAACGCTCATGGCGGGTGCGCTCATGTATGGCGAGGTCGATGCTGTCATCGATCAATTCGATCTGCCGTCGCTCGTCGTTTCGCTCGCATTGCCGACCGATCCGAGTTTCCCACTGCCCACCTCCGATCAATTGCAGCGGCGCATCATTCTCGACGACGTCTTTTGCGTAATTCCGATCTCGGCGGGTTTGCCCATTCCGATTCCGCTCTTCTACGACGAGATCGGATTCGAATACATGGGCGTCGAGGGGCTCGGGTTGCAGGCGCACGTGGGATTCCCCAAACCGGCTTTGGATGGCGCACGAGCTGCGGCCATTTTCCAGGCGTTCAGCGATTTCATGAAGAAGCCCAAAGCGCTCTTGAATCCCCAAACCCCACCGGGCGGGTTCGAGCTCGCGTTCACTTTTCACGACGAATACTTGCAGGCTCCAGAATACCTGGGCGGCAAGTTCCTCGGTACGAAAGGAAAAACCATCAAGGTCGGAACGTGGAAAAATGTCGCGTCGATGATGAATTTCTGCAAGACGTTTTCCATCAACGATTGTATCGCAGCCATCCCACTCGAACAGCGCGTGGGCAGCGCCGAATACAAGTTTGCATTCATGAAATTCGATGCGGACTGGATGCTCACGACCCCGGCCGAATTCAAAGCAGGCGCGTTCAAGCAAATGAAGCTCACGGCGAGCGATGTGGATGATTTCGTCGCAGTTTTGCCGGCCGTGGCGACCGCCGCGGGCGGCCAGGTAAAACGCAACGAGGAAGGGCTGGTCGCATTCGTACGCGGGCAGGCGGACATCGGGTTCATGCGCCTCGAAGCAGCGCTCGGCCTGGCCGCATCGAGCTCGATGGGGTTCAATACGGGATTCAAGTTCGAGGGTGCCATTGGTAAGGTGGTATTGGGGCTCGAAGGGGCGGTCATGGTGAATTCGCCCATCGTGACGACCGCCGCGCCAGTCGTTACGACGACGGAAACACCCGCACTTTTCACGCAAACGGCGCCCGCGCTAAAAATGGGAGTCGTTACGGTCTTCAAGAAAGCCGCGGTATCCGCGGCACAGAAGATCGTGTCCGCCGCGAAACGGGACGATGGTAAGGCGCTATCGCTCAATGGGAAAAACGCATGGATCGAAATTCCTGCGTCCGATAGCTTGATGCTCCCCGAATACACAATCGAAATGTGGATCCGGCCTGGCAAGGAGCAGGGCGACGAATGGATCGAGCTGTTCGGAATCGATACGCTGCAGAACGGATGCCAGCGTAATTATTACCTCGAGATCAACACGAAAGGCGCATTCTATGTGCATCGATTCAAGGATGCAAAGAACGGGAATTCCGGTGCGCCGCACACGCCCAATGGCAGCGTGAAGTGGGAAGAATGGCAACATGTGGCCATCACGAACGACGGTGTCACGGCGAAAACGTACATCAACGGCAACGAGGTCGCGAGCGGGCCGGTGCAAGGCGGACTCGTTTTGCTGAAGGACACCGTTTATATCGGCAAATTACCCGGCAGCGGAATGGATAAGTTGTTCAAGGGTGAAATCGCCGAGGTCCGCATCTGGAAAGCCGCTCGAGATGCTGATGACATCGAGGAGAACATGCGCGAAGTCCTCGACGGCGACGAGAAGAATCTCGTGTCGCTTTATAGATTCGACTCGAATACGGGCGACAGAGCCGTCGACATTTGCGGGAGAAATCACGGGACGATAAAGAACGGTGCATTCGTCAACTCCGATTTGCTCATGCTCGACGGTTTGGAATTCGACGGGCAATCATCGTACATCGAGATACCCGATTCGAAAAGCCTTCGCATTGGGCCGTACACCGTCGAGGTATGGCTCAAGCCATACACGCCGGAGGAAAGCCTGGAGGCCGTTCTCGCCAAACGCATGAAGCGCGCAAAGCCCGGGGCTTTATTCAAAGGGCAGTCCAAGGAGCAGAAGGCGTCCACCCGAACCCCGTGGGCCGGCGTATTCGGAAAAACCGGTCGCAACTATTCGGTCATCCTTCATCGAAAGGGGTTCATTCACCATCGATTCCATACGAGCAAGGGTCCAAACGACGGCGCGCCCAATACGGCCGATGGAGCGATCGATTGGAGCAACTGGAACCACATTGCGATCACCAACGACGGCAAAGTTGCAAGGACGTACTTGAACGGCGCCAAAGTGGCCGAAGGACCGGTCGCAGGCAATAATCTCATCGTCGACGACGGCACCATTGTGATCGGCAGAACGGCGGATGCTCCTGCCGAAACGTTCGTCGGGCAAATCGCCGAAATTCGGCTATGGTCCGGGGCGCGTTCGCCCGAGGAGCTCGCGACGAACGCCGGCAAGCGCCTCGATGGTAAAACCGCGAATCTCGTGAGCCTATGGCGCCTGACGGACGTCGACGGGGACACGTTGAACGATGTTTGCGGGCGAAACCCCGGGCGGCTGCATGTGAAACCAAAGAGAGCCTCCACGGCGACTAGAGCGCTCGCGCACGATGGATTGGTTTTCAATGGAACGAACGACTATGCGCTCATTGAACGTTCGGACAAGTTCAAGACCGAGAAATATACGATCGAAACATGGATTCAACCGGACAAGGAGCCCAAGGCATCGTGGCAATGCATTCTTGGAGCCGGCGGAGCAGGTCCGAAGCTTTACTTGAGCAAAGACGGCCTTGTTTCGCATCGCTATACCGCGAACGTGACCGAAGTCGTGATGCCGAAAATAAAATCAGTCATACCAACAACTATGGTGCCCAAATCCACGACTTCGGTAAAGGCTCAGGTTTTGAACACCGACAATGGACAGGTGCGGTTTGGCGAATGGAACCACATCGCCGTTACGAGCGATGGTTCGGCGATTACGATTGTCGTCAATGGCGTCGCCAGGAAAAAGGCGCAGCTCACGGGGCCGCTCGTGGTCGATGCGGCTGCGATGAGCATTGGCCGCAGCGAAGACGGAACGGACAAAGCGTTTTTCCGCGGAAGCATCGACGATATTCGCTACTGGTCCGTGGCAAGGTCGCCCGAGCAAATTGCAGCCAACATGGCCGTGCCGCTCTCGGGCAAGGAAACGGACCTTGTGGCCTATTACGACATGGACCACACGTCCGGGATCGAATTGACCGACGTGGGCCCGAACAAGATTCACGGTAAAGTATTTGGGGCGGATTGGGCGCTCGCAGCGCCTCCGGCAGCTCGAGCGACGCAAACGGCAGCGATTCAAATCCAGGGTCACGCGCATCTCGACGTGCTCGGGCACCGAGCCATGTCGGCCGATTTGCGGCTTGTCGATTCGACAATCTGGTTCAACGGCGAGCTCGACCTCTTCCCGAAGAATTGGCCCATTCGCGTCTATGGGAACGTCGAAGGAATGGTATCGAAAAAACGATTCTACCTCAGCGGCGAAACGAAGAACGAGCTATTCGGTTTGACGCTTTCGCAATCGCGCCTCTTCCTCTCGAATGAAGAGATGCGGCTCGAAGGGCGATGGCTCGGGCAATTCTTGCTGCTGAATATCTCGTGGGACAAGGACAATCCGATCTTTTCGGGCACGGTGGGATTCCGCGTATCTCCGAAAATCGACTTTGGAACCATTCGCATTGGAGGTGTCAAAGTCGCGGATAACGTGCGCCTGTCGTTCGACATTGGCGCGGACGTGTCGGTGACCATCTCGAAGAGTGGGTTTGCTGCGAAAGTGCGCGCGACCTTTACCATCAATGGCAAAGGGTTCGACCTGAGCTTCGGCATATCGATTGCCCCGCAAAGCTTCGAAGATTTGGTCAACTGGATCAAACAGAAGATCATCGATGACGCAGTCAAATACCTTGCGCACTTGTTCACGGACGCAGCGACGTGGCTCGCGAATATCGGAAACAATACGATCGAATTTGCAAAACACGTGGGTCAAGCCGTTGGTGGCACATTGAAATCGGTTTTCAAAGTGTCGAAGGAGCAAGCGGCATCGCTCATGAAGAGCGCGGGATATGGCGCGCATCAAGTCGGCGCGGCGCTCGAAGGTTCATACAAGCTTGCGGCAGGAGAAGCCGCAGGCTTGCTCAAAGGAACCGGATATGCTGCCGAAGAAGTGGGACATGCACTGCAATCGGCATTCTCGCAAGGTGCCGAAGACACGGCGAAGGTCATGAAATCCATTGGCTATGGCGTGGAGGACGTTGGCAAGGCTCTCGGCAGTGCGTTCGGTAAGGGAGTCGACGAATGCGGGGATCTTTTGAAACGCGCAGGATTCAACTCGAAAGATGTGAACTCAGCGCTAAAAACCGTCGCCAACTTTGGTAAGTCCGTTGGGAGCGGGATCGACAAGGGGCTCAAATCGCTCAAGTGCTGGTAG